In Flammeovirgaceae bacterium, the sequence TTTGATTTATACCTCCAATATTTTTGCCGTTATGGGGCTGCGCGCCATGTTCTTTCTATTGTCAGGCATCATTGATAAATTCTACCTGTTGCAAAAAGGCCTTTCTATTATTTTGTTCTTCATAGGCGCAAAAATGATTCTGGAGATCTTCCAGATTGATATAAACGTTTACTTATCCTTCTCGGTAATCATCGCTACACTTACTTTGTCCATCATCTTCTCCGTCATCATCCCGCGAAAGTCAAAAATTGTTTGATTACGATTGCCCGGTGAATAAATTCTTGGGCAGTATTTTCAGCAACACGGGCAGTGTTAAAAAGTTCTCCGGCAACGCAATGATTGCAAATGTAGGTATTGTTTTAAGCGCCCGGATAAGATGAAGACGAACGGCCTGACTTTCATCGGCTGTTAACACTTCGGCCTGCGCTTTCAATAACAGGTTCATTATCGCCTTATTATCCTGGATTTCTTTCAAAAGCCTGCCGCGGTTTTTATCGGCAATGCGGGCCACGCGCGAAATAAAATGTTCACTCACCCGCTCGTAGTTTTGTTTGTCTTGCAGGTATTCCAGTTCCTCCCAGTGTTCCAGAACAAAGCCTTCAATGGCAATCAGGCTGTTTTCCAGATCATCCTCAGAAAAACCCATGTGCGTGCACAATCGCTTCAGAAACTCATGCTCACTGTCTTCCACCCTGCGGTCGGCCCACATGGTCAGGATGGCTACTTCCAGATAAAATTTGCGGAGAATCCACGAATTATCGGCTGGCAGGTTGATGTCCTGAACGGCCACCCCCGATTTAAAGATGCTCAACGCCTCCTTTCTTCGCTCGGAAGGTATTTCAGTGCCCTGGATAAAGTATTCAAACAGTTTTTGCTCCTCAAAATCAAGCACGTTATCGGAGTGTGCGGCAGCGGCAATTACTTTTATAACTGAAAAGCGGAGTTCTTCCCGTTCGTACCGGAAAAAATCGGCTACAATTTTATCGGCATTGGTATGTATCCACTGCCCGAAAATGAAAATGTCAAGGAACAGGATACTGTTGTGAAAAAAATAAACCCAGAAATTCCCCCGGTGTTCAAATGTGCGATCAATGCGTTTCTCAAGAATACGCTCGGCCAATTCAACGGTTGATCGTTTCTTGCCAAACAGAGTTTTGGTGGGTGTAGCCAGTTCCGGAAAAATAGTGTTGTAGAAGGTGGTTATTTTTTCGAGCACCCGCGTAAACAAATCGGCCAGCTCTTGCTGGTTAGCAATGGGCTTGCCGTGAAATAAAATTGAACTGCTGATAAGGCTTTCGGCCAACAACACCTTCATCCGGTCCTTCTCATCCCAGGAGGCAGCATCCGGATGGTTGATGTTGCCTACCGATTGCCCGTACATTAACCCCGTGGGTTGTATAATCCGGTACAGCGCATACTCCGGGTGAGAGTCCTTGCGGTGATCTGCAAGCTCGTTAAACAGATCTTTTCTAAAATCAAGATACTCGCTAAGCCAGCCTTTATTACTTGGCTTCATAACAAGGTGAAGGTACCCAAATTTCTGAACAATGTCAGGCGAGTTTGCGCCATCCCTTCTTTTCGATATCGCGGGCTGATGTTTCTACTTTTGTTTGAAGACTTTTTTTAAATGCATCCAGTTTGCCGGCTACAGTCTTATCAACCGAGCCAATAACCTGCGCGGCCAGAATACCCGCATTACGCGCACCATTTAAGGCTACCGTGGCAACCGGCACGCCTGAGGGCATTTGCAGAATGGATAATACGGAGTCCCACCCGTCAATGGAGTTGGAGGATTTAACCGGCACACCGATTACCGGCAACGAGGTGATGGAAGCCACCATGCCGGGCAGGTGAGCCGCACCGCCTGCTCCGGCTATAATAACTTTAAGACCTTTTTTGCGGGCATTTGTTGCATACTCAACCATGCGCAAGGGCGTACGGTGTGCCGACACTACGGTAAGCTCGTAAGGCACCCCCAGTTCTTCAAGTGCTTCAGCCGCTTCTTTCATCACCTTCAAATCCGACTGGCTGCCCATGATTATACCCACTACCGGTTTTTTCATGCAATAACTTTAAGAGTTCGCTTTACAAAGTTCACTTTCTCGCGCAAACTGGCAATATCCGGATCTACAATCGTTACATGGCCCATTTTGCGGAATGGTTTAGTTACCTTTTTTCCATACAAATGCACGTGCACACCGGGCGTGCCGATTACTTTTTCAAATCCCTTATACCGGGCCGGGCCGGTGTAGCCGGGCTCTCCCAGCAAGTTCACCATCGCACTCGGTAACAGCAGGTGGGTCTCGCCCAACGGAAGGCCGAGTAGTGCCCGCAGATGTTGTTCATATTGCGATGTGGCGTTTGCTTCGATAGTATGATGACCGCTGTTGTGGGGACGGGGCGCGATTTCGTTGATTAGAATTTCGCCTTTTTTGGTTACAAACATCTCCACAGCAAGCAGACCCACCATTTTTAGTTCATTAATTGTTTTGCACGCAACAGCTTCTGCTTCCTGCTTAATGGCCCGATTGAGTTGAGCAGGCGCATAAAGGTATTCCACAAGGTTTTTTTCCGGATGAAAAACCATCTCCACAGGAGGGTAAGACTTTATTTCTCCATGCTCGTTCCGTGCAACGATAACCGAAATTTCCTTTTCAAAGTCAACAAACTGCTCAAGCAAACCCGGAGCGTCAAATGCCTTACGCAGATCTTTTGTTGAGCGGATAACCTGAACACCCCGGCCATCGTAACCTTCGCGTCCGAGCTTATGAACGGCCGGTAAAAAATCCTTGTACTTTTTTACATCCGCACGGCTTTCAGTAAGGTAAAAGGGCGAAGTGGGCAGGCCGCATTCGCGATAGAAAATCTTTTGAGTGCGTTTGTCTTGTATCAGTTCAATAACTTCGGGCTGCGGGTAAACTCTTTTGCCTTTTTTTACCAGCTCCTTCAACGCCCGGGTGTTTACATTTTCTATTTCGATGGTGATAATATCGCAGGCCTCACCAAATTTCATCACGGTACGGTAGTCAGTAAGTTTACCTTCCCGAAATGGGGCCAATCCGCTGCAGGGCGCTTCGCTGTCCGGATCGAGTACACGAAAGGAAAGGTTAAAATCTATGCCCGACTGGATGAGCATGCGGCCAAGCTGGCCGCCCCCCAGGATACCAATGGTAAAATTTTGTTGAAACTGCCGGCTCACCTTGTAACTGTGGCCTAAATTTAGAGAGTTTCAGTTATAACTCGTTATGAATACCCAGTGTAATGCCTAATAGTATTTTTGATCTTTTCATTACCTTCAACCATGAAAAGACCAATTCTTATTATACACTTTGCATTATTGTTTTTAGCACCGGTTTCGGCACAGGTAATCGGCACTACTTTTCCATTAATGGAAGCTGAAACCGTGGAAGATAAAAAAGTGACGTTGCCAGAAGCAGTTAAAGGAAAGTATACGTTGCTTGGACTGGCCTATTCCAAAAAATCTGAAGATGAGTTGAATACGTGGTTTCAGCCGGTATTTGAAAAGTTTATTCAGAAGAACAAGGGCTTGTTTGAGGGATTCGGGTACGATGTTCACGTGTACTTTATCCCCATGTTTACCGGTGTTAATGCGGCCGCTACAGGTACAGCCAAGCGCAAGGCCATTAAAAATGTTGATCCGCAGCTGCTGCCATACATCCTTTTTTACAAAGGAGAACTAAAGCCCTATAAAGATGCACTTGATTTTGAGAAGAAAGACATCCCGTACTTCTTTGTGCTGGATAAAGAAGGTAAGATTCTTTACGCCACCAGCGGTAAGTACAGTGTTTCAAAAATGGATGAAGTAGAAAAAGTCCTCGAATAGGTATTCAATGGATATCCTTATCCTGCTTGCGCTTGCTTTAGCCCCCGGTATTGCCATTGGGATCTATATCTACCTTAAAGATCATCATGAACGGGAGCCGATTGGTTTATTGCTCACCAGTTTTTCCTACGGTGCACTGAGTACGCTGGTAACCTTTGCCATAAGCTGGCCGCTGGAATTCCTCGTCTTCCTAAAAGAAGATAGCGTAACCGATCAGTTTACCAATGCCTTTTTCAAAGTTGCATTGGTTGAAGAGTTCAGCAAATTCATTTTTATCCGGTTTATTCTCTATCCAAATAAAAATTTCAATGAACCGTTTGACGGCATTGTGTATGCCACCATGGTGGGCATGGGGTTTGCAACTTTTGAAAACATCCTGTATGTTTTTCACTATGGCGTGCCCACAGGCATTCTTCGCATGTTCACTGCAGTACCCGCGCACGCCTGCTTCGCGGTGCTAATGGGGTATTTTCTCGGTAAGGCTAAGTTTACACACCGTAAAGAAATTTACTATTCGATTGTTGCTTTGCTGGTTGCTACTGCTTTTCACGGAGCGTACGACTACTTCTGGTTTATTTCTTTTGTACCAGGTATTTGGATTGGTGCGATAATATCTCTGATTGTTGCGTTGGCGCTCTCTAAAAAAGCCATCTTGCTTCATCAGCAATCTTCACCGTTTATTAATGCAGACTCAACCCGAAACAATTCGTAATAAACTGCTCAGGAGTTTAGCTCAATCTCCTCCCCTTCCTTACTGAGGAATTTAAACTCCGTTATACCCACCGAAGAATCAACCTCCATGTTCACCCAGCGTTTGTATTTAAAAAACCATTTCACCCGTTGCGAAAAAATGCCTTTGGTAAAATAGGAGTGTAAATACGGATGAAGTGCCAAAACCAGTTGCCGCTGGTTTTGCTTCACCAGCAGGTAATCCAGCGTTTTCTCAATCTGGTCCGATACCAAAATTGAGGCGCCAATTTTACCGGTACCATTGCAGGTCGGGCACACTTCTTTGGTGGCAATATTTACCTGAGGGCGAACCCGCTCACGGGTAATCTGCATTAATCCGAATTTCGAAAGCGGCAGAACGGTGGACTTGGCTTTGTCTTTTTCCATCTCCTCTTTCATGATCTTATGGATCTGCTTTTTATTATCGTGGTTCTTCATGTCGATGAAATCAACCACAATAATGCCTCCCATATCGCGCAGGCGAAGCTGGCGGGCAATTTCTTTAGCCGCCTCTATGTTAACCGAAAGAGCTGTGTTTTCCTGGTTCTCTTCGCGGTTCGATTTATTTCCGCTGTTCACATCAATTACGTGCAGGGCTTCGGTGTGCTCAATAATCAGATACCCTCCGCCTTTTAAACTCACCGTTTGACCAAACGCTGATTTGATCTGCTTTTCAATGCCGTAATGTTCAAAGATTTTAACCCGTCCGGTATAGAATTTTACAATCTTCTCCTGTTCTGGTGAAATGGTGCGGATATAAGCCCGGATTTCTTCATAAATCTTCTTGTCATCAACATGAATGTTGTCGAACGATTCGTTTAATAAATCGCGTACCAGCGAAGAGGTTTTGTTCAACTCGCCAATCAGTTTGTCGTTCGGTTGGGCCGTGGGCAGCCGGGTGATGCCTTCTTCCCAGGTTTTAACCAGGTTGCGCAGGTCGCGATCCAGATCGGCCACTTCCACGCCCTCGGCAACTGTGCGAACGATCACACCGAAATTTTCGGGTTTAATCGATTGGATAAGGCGCAGCAGGCGCTTGCGTTCATCGCTGCTGGTAATCTTTTTTGACACGTTAACCGTGTTGGAAAAGGGCACGAGCACCAGGTAGCGCCCGGCAAGGGAGAGTTCACAGGACAGTCGCGGGCCCTTGGTCGAGATAGGTTCCTTTACAATTTGCACCGGTATGAGCTGGCCCTTGGCCAGTTGCTGGCCTATTTTGCCATGCTTGTCAATATCCGGTTCGAGCGTAAATTTTTCCAGCTTGCCGAAAATTTTCCGGGCACGCACCAGTTTGGTAAACTTCTGTAGCGAACTGAACTGCGGTCCCAGGTCGAGGTAATGAAGGAATGCATCCTTATCATACCCCACATCAATGAAGGCTGCGTTTAACCCCTGCACCACTTTTTTAACGGTGCCCAGGTAAATATCACCCACGGTGAACTTGCTGCCCTCGGTTTCCTGATGGAATTCAACAAGTGTTTTATCCCGAAGAAGAGCTATACGACATCCGTCCTGAGCATTGCTTATTATTAGTTCATTGCTCACAACGTATCAGATTAAATGTGTATAGATTTCGGATAAGCCACCCGCCAGCCGGGCGGGTGGCTTCCCTGGCTTACTTCTTCTTATGTCTGTTCTTTCTCAAGCGCTTTTTACGCTTGTGCGTAGCCATTTTGTGCTTCTTTCTTTTTTTTCCGCTTGGCATAATTGTTAATGTTTTAACCCATGCCCGCTGTGGCAGGGGTTGGTTTTTAATTTATTTCAAGTCGTTCAGATACGAATCTGCGGTTGCCTGCACTGCAGGATCGGTATCCAGTTGTTTTACTTTTTCAAACTGTTCACGGGCTTTCCTCCTGTCGCCTGTGTTCATGTAAGCCACCCCCAACAACAATAACCCCTGCACATGGTTTGGGTTTACCACAGTAAGCTCCGTTAACCGTTCTATGGCACGGTCATACTGGCCCGACTGGATGGACAACATGCCCAGGTTGAACAAGGCCGTTTCGTTTTTCGGATCGGCCGCCAGCACTTCGCGCAGCAGGGTAATGCCCTGCATGGGGTTGGCCGATGACATATAGGTCATCGCCAGTTTTGATTTTACATCCAGGTTAGCAGGTTGCGCTGCCAACACTTTTGCAAAATACTCCTGTGCTTTTTGGGCCAGTTCACCTTGCCTGCTTTCGTCCGTAGCAAAGGTATAGGCCTCGTAATAGGCGTTTCCGGCTTTTGCCCAGCTTTCCAGTGTATTAAAGAACGTTGCAGCCTTTTCAGCAAACCAGGCAGCACTATCAAACCTGCCTGCTTTGCTGTATAATGCTGCCAGCGAATCGGCAAAGATAGCATTTTTTTCTGCGGTACTGGTCTGATAAGCCCTTCTTACCTGGACAATAGTCTGTTTCAATTGCTGCGGTACCTGGTGTGGATCGGTAGCTGTAGGTTGACCGGATGAGTCGGACTGAATAGTTTGTTCATCGTTGCGAACAACTGCTTTGGGCAGCATAAATAAGGCAGCGATCAATGCGGCACTGATCACGACAAGGATAATTCTGTTTTTAAGCATGGGGGTTCAGCGGGCCTGTGGTCAGGCCTTTTCAGCAAGCTGTTTTACTTTATCGCTGTTTTTGATTTTGCTCACAAAAATCTTGGCGGGCTTAAAACTGGGCACATAGTGTTCATCAATCACCAGGGCTGTGTTACGCGAAATGTTCCGGGCAATTTTTTTCTTCCTTTTTTTATTAATGAAACTGCCGAACCCACGAATGTAAATATTGTGGCCGTTGGCCATGTTGCTTTTAATAACACTGAAGAAGGCTTCTACCGAAGCCGTTACATCAGCTTTATCTACTCCGGTCTTTTCAGCGATTTCGTTAATAATATCTGCTTTGGTCACAGTGGTAAATTTTAATTTCTGCTTTTTCGGGAGGCCAAAGTTAATTTGTGGCTTCAGATTTAAAAATGAATATTGAAAAAATTGATAATCAGGAGGATGGACAATCGTTATTTCTCTCAAAAAGTCGTTGAATGGTACCTGAAAAACAAACGGAATCTACCCTGGCGCAACACTACCGACCCGTATAAAGTCTGGCTTTCCGAAATAATTCTGCAACAAACCCGCGTTGAACAGGGCCTTCCTTACTACAGCTTGTTTATCAAAAAATTCCCTACGGTAAAGGCGCTGGCCGCTGCACCGGCACAACTGGTATTGCGGGCGTGGCAGGGGCTTGGCTACTACACCCGTGCCCGTAACCTGCACCGGTGCGCGCACATCGTTGCGCAGCAGTTGAACGGAAAATTTCCCGACAATTATGCCGCCCTGCTTACGTTGCCGGGCATTGGAAACTACACAGCCGCTGCCATTGCCTCCATTTGTTTTAATGAACCCGTTGCCGTGGTGGATGGAAACGTTTTTCGCGTATTGGCCCGGGTGTTTGGTATTTATGAGCCGATTAATTCCGTTTCAGGTAAACAACGCTTTAATGAGTTAGCCAATATACTGATTGATAAAGAGCGGCCCGCTTTATTCAATCAGGCGATAATGGAATTCGGAGCGCTGCACTGCACACCGCGAAATCCCCTTTGTGCAGATTGCATATTTAAAAAACAATGCGTTGCCTATGCCGGTATCCTGCAAACTGAGTTGCCGGTGAAGATTAAAAAGAAACCCGCACGTAACCGGTACTTTACATATGTGGTTTTTCGTAAGGGAAACTTTTTATTTATGAATAAGCGATCGGCCGGTGACATCTGGCAGTCGTTGTATGATTTTTATCTTGTTGAAGGGCGGTCTCAAAAGCTAACTTTGGCATGGTTTAAAAAACACCATACCGAACTTGCTCCGCTGCTAACGCAAGTAAAACAACCCGGGGCAACCCGGTGGTACCGGCACAACCTCAGCCATCAAAAAATATTTGCCCGTTTTCTGGTGGTTAACGGAGTTCCCGATAAAAAACTCGGACTGCGAAAATTCAGTCTGAAAACCGTGGAAAACCTGCCAAAACCCGTGCTTATCAGCCGATTTTTGAAGGACGCTCAACTTTTATAGTTGCCCCCGTATTGGTATTTTTGCTGCCCAGTTGGTTGTCATTGCAGGGCACACAGGCACGTATGCCGGGCAATGACTTCTGTTTTATAGCACGAAATGAAAATATACCCGTATGTCAGGAGTAAATAAAGTAATACTTGTTGGTAGGCTCGGAAAAGATCCGGAAGTGAGGAATTTAGAAAGTGGCGTTTCAGTAGCAAACTTTACAGTGGCTACCTCAGAAACATACCGTGACAGAACCACAGGCGAGAAAAAGGAAATTACGGATTGGCACAATGTTGTGTTGTGGAGGGGGCTTGCTGAAGTAGCACAAAAATACCTGCATAAAGGCGACCTGGTGTACATCGAAGGAAAACTGAAAACCCGTTCATGGGAAAAGGATGGTGTAACACGCTACACAACCGAGGTTGTGGCCGATAATATGACGATGCTTTCAACCCGCGGCAGCAATACCGCTGTTTCCTCTGAAAATCAAGGCTATGCTTCACCCAAAAATACCAGCACCGAAAGCATGCCGCTCCCGGCCGACACGGGTGGTACGGACGACTTGCCTTTTTAAGTAAATCCTTAACGCTAAAAACCGTTGGACGAGCCTCCCAGTCAACCCTTGTTACAAGTGTTATCGGGTATTAACCCGATGGTGGTGATAAGTCTGGCCGTTATTTTTCTGCTGCTGATTATCTCGGGGCTGGTTTCCGCCTCCGAAGTGGCTTTTTTTTCACTTAAGCCGGATGACCTGGATCGGTGCCGCGACCGCAACTCAAAATCCGACCGCGCCATCATCGATTTATTAAATAATCCGCGTCAGTTGTTGGCCACCATTTTAATTATGAACAACACGGTAAACGTGGGGATCGTAACCATATCAACTTTTCTGATGTGGGAACTGGCCGGCACCCGCAGGCCCGAGGAATTGATTGTGCTGGGCGTAACCCTGGCCGTAACCATTGCCATCACCTTTTTCGGTGAAATCCTCCCGAAAGTATATGCTACCAAGCACAACATCAGCATGGCACAACTGATGGCCGGGCTGTGGCGTATTTTAATTGCTTTGTTTAAGCCTGTGGCCACACCGCTTATGAAGATGAGCAACCTTGTTGAAAAACGATTTGAAAAGAAGGGCTACCAGGCTACCGTGGAAGAACTGCACCAGGCCCTTGAAATTGCCACCAGCACCGATGAAACCACCCGCGAAGAAAAAGAAATTCTGAAAGGCATTGTAAACTTTGGTACGATAACCGTTAAGCAAATTATGCAATCGCGGGTTGATATTGCTGCAGTTGACATGGAGAAAAATTATCATGAACTGGTGGACTATATCCGGGGTTATGGTTTTTCGCGGATGCCGGTATATCGGGAAACACTCGATAAAGTAGAGGGCGTGCTGCATATTAAAGACCTGCTGCCCTTTATTGACCGGGAGCCCGGTTTTAAATGGCAGTCGTTGATAAGGCCCGGGTTTTTTGTTCCTGAAACCAAAAAAATTGATTCGTTGCTGAAGGATTTCCAGGAAAAGCATGTGCATATGGCTATTGTGGTGGATGAGTATGGGGGGACCTCCGGCCTGATTACGCTTGAAGATGTAATTGAGGAAATTATTGGGGAGATAAACGATGAGTTTGACGAGGCCGGTCAGAAATTTCAACGGTTAGACGAGCTAAACTTTATCTTTGAAGGACGAATTACCCTTCATGACTTTTGTAAGGCCCTGGATATACCTGCCGATACATTTGATGATGTACGCGGAGAAAGTGAATCACTGGGCGGGCTAATCCTTGAATTAAACGAAGGGTTTCCTGCAGTGGGCGATCGCATTGCGTATCGCCAGTTTACCTTCACTGTTGAATCGCTTGATAAAAAGCGAATCAGGCGGGTGCGCGTAACCATATCGGAATAGCCACATGACCATCACAAAAATCTCATTGGTACTGTGCATGATTTGCCTCGTTACCGGCTGCCAGCGCGAATTCCTGCCAAAACCCATCGGCTACAACCGCCTTGTGATGCCTGACCCTGAGTACCTTCCGCTACCCGATTCGCTGCCGTACTCATTTGAATATTCCCGTCATGCCCGGCTGCTGGCCGATACTTCGGGTTTCAGTGAACGGTACTGGATTGAACTGTATTATCCTCTTTTAAAATCAAATATTCATATCACCTACAAGCCTATTCAAAACAGCGAGCAACTGCTGAAAGAGTTTGTAAACGATGCCTACACGTTAGCGGCCAAACACCAGATAAAAGCCTACGCCATTGATGAGGTGATTGTAAAAACACCTTCGGGCAAAACCGCGGTGGTGGTAGAGTTACAGGGCGAAGTGCCCAGCCAGATGCAGTTTACCATTACCGATTCTACCCGAAATTTTCTACGCGGTGCGCTTTACTTCAACACCAAAGTGCACAACGATTCACTGAAGCCGGCCATTGAGTATATGAAAAAAGATATTATGCATTTGATTAATACCTTCGCCTGGAAACCTGTTAAAAAGTAAATGTTTACATCCAAACGCAACAAGTTTACTTTACCGCCCGCCATTGTATACCTCAACTGCGCCTATATGTCGCCCCTGCTGAAAAGCGTGGAGAAGGTCGGTATCCGAGCGATTCGGAAAAAGAGAAATCCGGCAATGATAACGGTTGATGATTTTTTCACAGACACTGAATTGCTGCGTGCTGCATACGCTCAGCTCATCAATGCACCGGAGCCAAGGCGCATCGTTATTATACCCTCCGTTTCATATGGAATGGCCAATGTGGTTAAAAACCTGCCGATCAAACGCGGTGAACATATTATTGTAGCCTCCGAACAATTTCCCAGCAATTATTACCCCTGGAAAAGCTTATGCGATGACACGGGTGCAGAGATAACCGTTGTATCACCCCCTGATGGGTTTGTTAATCGTGGCAAACAATGGAATGAACGCATCCTTGAAACCATCAACAACAAAACAAAAGCAGTGGCCATTGGCCATGTGCATTGGGCTGACGGTACCCGTTTTGATTTGGAGGCCATCCGCAAACGTACCAGAGAGGTTGGCGCATTGCTGATAATTGATGGAACCCAATCGGTAGGCGCGCTGCCATTTGATGTGCAAACTATCCAGCCCGATGCGCTTATTTGTGCCGGCTACAAGTGGCTGCTCGGCCCGTACTCTATCGGCCTGGCTTACTATGGAGAATTTTTTGACAATGGTAAGCCGGTGGAAGAAAACTGGATAAACCGCAGTGCCAGTGAAGATTTTGCCGGGCTTGTGAATTACAAAGACACCTACCAGCCGGGATCACTCCGCTATGAAGTTGGAGAACACAGTAATTTCATTCTGGTGCCCATGCTGCTAAAGGCCATTCAGCAACTCAATAACTGGAAGCCTGACAGAATACAGGAATACTGCAGCCAGCTAAGCGCTCCCGCTATCGATTCGCTAAAGCACCTGGGTTACCGGATTGAAGATGCGAACTGGCGGGGCGGCCACCTGTTTGGCATTCGATTACCGGATACGGTGGCCATGGAAAAAGTTAAACAAGCGCTCCTGAAAAACAAGGTGTTTGTTTCGTACCGGGGCAATGCCATCCGGGTGGCTCCGAATGTTTATAATACCGATAATGACTTACGTAAACTGGTCAGGGTTTTAACAAAGTTCAGATAGACTGGCCCAGGTCAAACTCCTGAAAGACTTCCCAGATTTTTCCGTTATGCTTTAGCAAAGCAATTTGCTTCGCTAAAAATTCACCACCGAACGGTTTATTCTTAAACTCCTCCCACGCCATTTTAAAGGCTGTCTTTTTTAAATCGCGGAAAGCCAGTGTTACGTGTGGATGAAACGGATTGTCTTTGTGTGTGGCATTGAACAGGTTCAGCACTACTCTACAAAACCGTGAAAGTTTCTTATGCAAATTTTCCAGCGGTTCTGATTTTTGGATATCAATAAATAGTACACGCGGTGGAAAACACCCGAAGTTTTGAAAATGAATCTGAACAGGAGAACAAGCCGAAAAAAAATCACTCAGTTTGTCGGTAAGGACTTTCTCCTTTCCAGGCCGCCACTGAAACGGCATGTGCAGGGTAATGTGGGGCGGAGAATTAAGTGAAGCCCTGCTATTGTACTGGTTACTGAAATGAACTTTTAACTCCTGCGCTAATTCATGGTAGGGCTCGGGCAGTATAATTGCTATGAAATAAAGGGCTGTGCTTGTCTGATTCTTTTCCATCAACTCTTCAAAAACAAGATTTCGTTGTCTCAGGAGGAACTAAAATATACCACAAAAATCACATTGCTCTCCAACTCTTCTGCGGCTAATTTGGCCAGTATTAAACCCAAAATGACATGAGATACACTATGTTGACCTGGGCAATGGTAATAGGTTTTGCCATTTCCTGCAGTGATGATGAGGAGAAACCATACCAATGCACAGACTGCGCACTTACACCAGAAGCCGTGGCTGCGAACGACAATTCCGGTAAAGGAATTTACAAAGGACTTGTTGTTGGTTCCAGCGGCACAATTAAGTTCAACATTGCCAATAGCGGATCTACGATTGATCTTAATTCTTGACGGTGTTACCATTCCGCTGACGACTACAGCAACCTACGATATTGCCAATGGCTTTGAGGGCTACTTTACCAACTCTACCAGCAGTGTATCCATTGGATTTTACGTAACTGCCGATGGTTTGGATTATGCCGTATTTGATCTTGAGATTGACGGACATCCAGATGCCATGATTGAAGTGGTTAAAGAACTTTCAACTGCTTTGGTTAAAGTGTTCGAAGGAACCTACTCCGGTGACGGAAATGGCGCATTCAATATGCTTGCTAAGGGAAGTGAATGGGAAGTTCTGATTGATGAGGGATACCTTTTTTCAGGCGCTATAGATGAAGGCGGTAATTTATCCTGTGATTTTGATGATTGCGAGTTCATAGAAGTTACGGGCAAAATCATTGGCGATACCGCTTCCGGTAATTGGAGTTCAAATTTCGATGACGATAACGGAAAGTGGAAAGCTGAACGAACCCTATAGCTGTTCTACAGTTTTTCCAGGATGAAGTCCGTCATCATGGTGTACAGGTGGTGCCGCCTTTTGGCACCTCGTACTCCATGCGGGTCATCCGGATAGTAGAATGACCTGAATTGCTTGCCGGCATTGATGAGGGCATCCTGTAAGGCCACGGAGTTTTGAAAGTGTACATTATC encodes:
- a CDS encoding PrsW family intramembrane metalloprotease; its protein translation is MDILILLALALAPGIAIGIYIYLKDHHEREPIGLLLTSFSYGALSTLVTFAISWPLEFLVFLKEDSVTDQFTNAFFKVALVEEFSKFIFIRFILYPNKNFNEPFDGIVYATMVGMGFATFENILYVFHYGVPTGILRMFTAVPAHACFAVLMGYFLGKAKFTHRKEIYYSIVALLVATAFHGAYDYFWFISFVPGIWIGAIISLIVALALSKKAILLHQQSSPFINADSTRNNS
- the purE gene encoding 5-(carboxyamino)imidazole ribonucleotide mutase, with the protein product MKKPVVGIIMGSQSDLKVMKEAAEALEELGVPYELTVVSAHRTPLRMVEYATNARKKGLKVIIAGAGGAAHLPGMVASITSLPVIGVPVKSSNSIDGWDSVLSILQMPSGVPVATVALNGARNAGILAAQVIGSVDKTVAGKLDAFKKSLQTKVETSARDIEKKGWRKLA
- a CDS encoding TerB family tellurite resistance protein: MKPSNKGWLSEYLDFRKDLFNELADHRKDSHPEYALYRIIQPTGLMYGQSVGNINHPDAASWDEKDRMKVLLAESLISSSILFHGKPIANQQELADLFTRVLEKITTFYNTIFPELATPTKTLFGKKRSTVELAERILEKRIDRTFEHRGNFWVYFFHNSILFLDIFIFGQWIHTNADKIVADFFRYEREELRFSVIKVIAAAAHSDNVLDFEEQKLFEYFIQGTEIPSERRKEALSIFKSGVAVQDINLPADNSWILRKFYLEVAILTMWADRRVEDSEHEFLKRLCTHMGFSEDDLENSLIAIEGFVLEHWEELEYLQDKQNYERVSEHFISRVARIADKNRGRLLKEIQDNKAIMNLLLKAQAEVLTADESQAVRLHLIRALKTIPTFAIIALPENFLTLPVLLKILPKNLFTGQS
- a CDS encoding 5-(carboxyamino)imidazole ribonucleotide synthase, with amino-acid sequence MSRQFQQNFTIGILGGGQLGRMLIQSGIDFNLSFRVLDPDSEAPCSGLAPFREGKLTDYRTVMKFGEACDIITIEIENVNTRALKELVKKGKRVYPQPEVIELIQDKRTQKIFYRECGLPTSPFYLTESRADVKKYKDFLPAVHKLGREGYDGRGVQVIRSTKDLRKAFDAPGLLEQFVDFEKEISVIVARNEHGEIKSYPPVEMVFHPEKNLVEYLYAPAQLNRAIKQEAEAVACKTINELKMVGLLAVEMFVTKKGEILINEIAPRPHNSGHHTIEANATSQYEQHLRALLGLPLGETHLLLPSAMVNLLGEPGYTGPARYKGFEKVIGTPGVHVHLYGKKVTKPFRKMGHVTIVDPDIASLREKVNFVKRTLKVIA
- a CDS encoding tetratricopeptide repeat protein — protein: MLKNRIILVVISAALIAALFMLPKAVVRNDEQTIQSDSSGQPTATDPHQVPQQLKQTIVQVRRAYQTSTAEKNAIFADSLAALYSKAGRFDSAAWFAEKAATFFNTLESWAKAGNAYYEAYTFATDESRQGELAQKAQEYFAKVLAAQPANLDVKSKLAMTYMSSANPMQGITLLREVLAADPKNETALFNLGMLSIQSGQYDRAIERLTELTVVNPNHVQGLLLLGVAYMNTGDRRKAREQFEKVKQLDTDPAVQATADSYLNDLK
- a CDS encoding Rne/Rng family ribonuclease; translation: MSNELIISNAQDGCRIALLRDKTLVEFHQETEGSKFTVGDIYLGTVKKVVQGLNAAFIDVGYDKDAFLHYLDLGPQFSSLQKFTKLVRARKIFGKLEKFTLEPDIDKHGKIGQQLAKGQLIPVQIVKEPISTKGPRLSCELSLAGRYLVLVPFSNTVNVSKKITSSDERKRLLRLIQSIKPENFGVIVRTVAEGVEVADLDRDLRNLVKTWEEGITRLPTAQPNDKLIGELNKTSSLVRDLLNESFDNIHVDDKKIYEEIRAYIRTISPEQEKIVKFYTGRVKIFEHYGIEKQIKSAFGQTVSLKGGGYLIIEHTEALHVIDVNSGNKSNREENQENTALSVNIEAAKEIARQLRLRDMGGIIVVDFIDMKNHDNKKQIHKIMKEEMEKDKAKSTVLPLSKFGLMQITRERVRPQVNIATKEVCPTCNGTGKIGASILVSDQIEKTLDYLLVKQNQRQLVLALHPYLHSYFTKGIFSQRVKWFFKYKRWVNMEVDSSVGITEFKFLSKEGEEIELNS